The following coding sequences lie in one Candidatus Aenigmatarchaeota archaeon genomic window:
- a CDS encoding S-layer protein — MKNIFGKIGAIALGALTTGASIAPAMAATYGLEDYPVPFVDNGNTNFLIVVGSGADPADVAGAINIAVRLGAERGEEVTCGGSGTVILGGEDKELALNEALSTFGTLKDNKLAGFQDDKLRWNSKDVDFEEQLTVTGIDIVTSDSDEDLGSEIYLGTGNANYQQFRYSYVIDDDDFDYTQVNTTTSKKLLVKFLGEDFEITGVSNGTTDSITFKFAKDFVLGVGDEEAVEGSMVKVNSIGSAAASVSVGGDTKIISEGDEYDFGDLTVGVNSILYTDDVESRQVDISIGSDIEKTVSDGDSMETFGEPEEENDAEWLWVVEADNSDTSKLTIGAKYNQKLLDHKDDLKTIGEYFALPENYAKVSITKFTTEDYLEITSEFDNYIDLDLTEAGASDTTTYTSKSGLVLTSDESETGFRVNASGVMTETDTVYLLVNGTNVIGAFDNSDNKKQIFYIGNGTNYQVTNELQVYYQDTALPVYFNNSVSTMAFTVKEGVEGDILWDVDLSGERLGDTQGQADAAELKIGGTNRGTAEDDYRTHYGLIIRDPDSNGDSDELAFAVPSEQIKATIVVEGPQTSVSTVTGSTVKKAVPIVDDIAKMDTEVNEVAKQTKNLILVGGPCVNILTANALGFSETVCGEEAAAVIPENAAIIKMVNGAFNQGKAALVVAGWDAVNTRAACSVLQQYTVYPDLMGEGVVVEGTTNPVLKALE; from the coding sequence ATGAAAAACATATTTGGAAAAATAGGAGCAATCGCCTTGGGAGCACTTACAACAGGAGCAAGTATAGCACCTGCAATGGCAGCAACCTATGGTTTGGAGGACTACCCAGTTCCTTTCGTCGATAACGGAAACACAAACTTCCTTATCGTCGTTGGTAGCGGGGCAGACCCTGCCGATGTTGCTGGAGCTATAAACATTGCCGTTAGACTAGGTGCTGAACGTGGCGAGGAAGTCACTTGTGGTGGATCCGGAACAGTAATATTGGGTGGTGAAGATAAGGAACTCGCATTGAATGAGGCCCTTAGCACTTTTGGCACCCTGAAAGACAACAAGCTGGCCGGATTCCAGGATGACAAGCTAAGATGGAATAGTAAGGACGTGGACTTCGAGGAGCAGTTGACCGTAACCGGTATCGATATAGTCACCTCAGATTCTGATGAGGATTTGGGAAGTGAGATATACCTTGGTACTGGAAACGCAAACTACCAACAGTTCAGGTACTCTTACGTAATCGATGACGACGACTTCGACTACACACAGGTAAACACAACAACTTCAAAGAAGCTTTTGGTCAAATTCCTTGGAGAGGACTTTGAGATTACCGGAGTTTCTAACGGCACAACCGACTCAATAACTTTCAAGTTTGCTAAGGACTTTGTTCTTGGCGTCGGTGACGAAGAGGCAGTCGAAGGAAGCATGGTGAAGGTTAACTCCATTGGTTCAGCTGCAGCATCCGTTTCCGTCGGAGGTGACACAAAGATTATCTCTGAGGGAGATGAGTATGATTTTGGTGACTTGACGGTAGGCGTCAACTCTATCTTGTATACTGATGATGTCGAGAGCAGACAGGTAGACATTTCCATTGGTTCTGACATCGAGAAGACCGTTTCTGACGGCGATTCGATGGAGACCTTTGGTGAGCCTGAAGAAGAAAACGATGCAGAATGGCTTTGGGTAGTCGAAGCAGACAACTCGGATACAAGCAAGTTGACAATCGGCGCCAAGTACAACCAGAAGTTGCTTGACCACAAAGACGACCTTAAGACAATAGGCGAATACTTTGCTCTTCCTGAAAACTATGCAAAGGTTTCCATAACCAAGTTTACCACTGAGGACTATCTAGAAATAACCTCTGAGTTTGACAACTACATAGACCTTGATCTGACTGAAGCTGGAGCATCTGATACTACAACTTACACGAGTAAGAGTGGTTTGGTGCTTACTTCAGACGAAAGCGAAACTGGATTCAGAGTAAACGCTAGTGGAGTTATGACCGAGACAGACACGGTTTACTTGTTGGTTAACGGCACCAATGTAATTGGCGCATTTGACAATTCAGACAACAAGAAGCAGATTTTCTACATCGGAAACGGAACCAACTACCAGGTCACCAATGAGCTTCAGGTCTACTACCAGGATACTGCACTCCCTGTCTACTTCAACAATAGTGTTAGCACTATGGCCTTTACTGTAAAGGAAGGCGTTGAGGGAGACATTCTTTGGGATGTGGATCTTAGTGGTGAGCGGCTTGGAGACACTCAGGGACAGGCCGATGCAGCCGAACTTAAAATCGGCGGCACAAATAGAGGCACTGCTGAGGATGATTACAGGACCCACTACGGTCTTATAATCAGGGACCCAGATAGTAACGGTGATAGTGACGAACTTGCGTTCGCTGTTCCAAGCGAGCAGATTAAGGCCACTATCGTTGTAGAAGGTCCACAGACCTCTGTCAGCACAGTAACAGGAAGCACGGTAAAGAAGGCAGTTCCTATAGTAGATGACATCGCCAAGATGGACACTGAAGTAAACGAGGTCGCAAAGCAGACAAAGAACTTGATTCTTGTCGGCGGACCTTGCGTAAACATCCTTACAGCTAACGCACTCGGTTTCAGCGAAACCGTTTGCGGTGAGGAGGCAGCTGCAGTGATTCCAGAGAACGCAGCAATAATCAAGATGGTCAACGGAGCATTCAACCAAGGAAAGGCCGCACTTGTTGTAGCCGGTTGGGATGCAGTGAACACTAGAGCCGCTTGTAGCGTGCTTCAGCAGTACACCGTTTACCCTGACTTGATGGGCGAGGGCGTTGTCGTTGAAGGAACCACCAACCCTGTTCTTAAGGCCCTTGAGTAA
- a CDS encoding Hsp20/alpha crystallin family protein has product MEDKKKPGWIPAKASDPFWDIGAGFGRRFRNIWSAAMPDFPVDLLDEGDHFIVRSDLPGFNKEELSVEIAGRNLVIGACKKAEKEERGERYYLRERSSGEMTRSLLIPEEVVPEKAEIKFSEGMLEIKIPKVEGTGKRHKLL; this is encoded by the coding sequence ATGGAGGACAAAAAGAAGCCGGGATGGATTCCAGCGAAGGCAAGCGACCCCTTTTGGGACATTGGAGCGGGGTTTGGAAGGCGATTTCGAAATATCTGGTCGGCAGCAATGCCTGATTTTCCTGTAGACCTCCTGGACGAAGGAGACCACTTTATAGTCAGGTCAGATCTGCCCGGGTTTAATAAGGAGGAGTTGTCTGTAGAGATTGCAGGAAGGAATCTTGTAATAGGCGCCTGCAAAAAGGCGGAAAAAGAAGAGCGTGGCGAGAGGTACTATCTCAGGGAAAGGTCTTCTGGGGAGATGACACGTTCTTTGCTTATCCCCGAGGAGGTTGTCCCAGAAAAGGCAGAGATTAAATTTTCGGAAGGAATGCTCGAAATCAAGATTCCAAAAGTGGAAGGGACCGGCAAAAGGCACAAATTGTTATAG
- a CDS encoding ATP-binding protein, protein MKLGTVISTQDSPSTGEFYFVAEDKDSVKKGLFVQVSTKEGLLIARIEEIIVTNRYFMQPETISNYSISIDSHFPTDKWEYLVCKAHCLGILGQIVKRSNYPTSPGASVYLAKEENLKKLFRFAPDGLHLGELIGHKIAVKLNLNRLFQKHLAILALSGAGKSYATAVLVEELLSRSDDQGRVGTLVIDPHGEYSAFAYDEKFSQKTNLVRGKDIRIGLPKLSSNYLELFLPELSFVQKRDLVRVFEKLKKGENVFGMPELMAAINADECIKQATKDVLLSNLEVLNRTHLFGFYDVPSVPNLVFPGNLTVLDVSDMSGGKKRQMVASYFLRELFNRRVSGTVPPFIAFIEEAHNFAPEKSARTNFSKSIVETIAREGRKFNAILCLISQRPVHLSTTSLSQCNTHMYLRITNPYDKKHIGESSEGLTQELLNQITTLEVGEALIVGEASQFPLFVSIRKKEVCDAKTGKSLEEECREYLKQAKKDRADVLDMMKE, encoded by the coding sequence ATGAAACTTGGCACAGTCATTTCCACCCAGGATTCGCCCAGCACAGGCGAATTTTACTTTGTTGCAGAGGATAAGGACTCAGTAAAAAAGGGGCTTTTTGTTCAGGTTTCCACCAAAGAAGGGCTTTTGATAGCCCGGATAGAGGAGATAATCGTCACGAACCGGTATTTTATGCAGCCGGAAACGATTTCTAACTACTCCATATCCATAGATTCCCACTTTCCGACTGACAAATGGGAATATCTTGTCTGCAAGGCGCACTGCTTAGGTATACTGGGGCAGATTGTAAAGCGCTCCAATTACCCAACTTCTCCCGGGGCAAGCGTTTATCTGGCCAAAGAAGAAAACCTCAAGAAGCTTTTCCGCTTTGCGCCGGACGGGCTTCACTTAGGGGAGCTTATTGGGCACAAGATTGCAGTTAAGCTTAACCTGAACCGCCTTTTTCAAAAGCACCTGGCGATTCTTGCGCTTTCGGGTGCGGGAAAGAGCTATGCAACGGCTGTTCTTGTAGAGGAGCTTTTGAGCCGAAGTGACGACCAGGGAAGGGTTGGAACTCTTGTGATAGACCCGCACGGCGAGTATTCTGCGTTTGCATATGACGAAAAATTCTCCCAGAAAACTAACCTTGTCAGGGGAAAAGATATTCGTATTGGCCTTCCGAAGCTTTCCTCTAATTATCTTGAGCTTTTCCTGCCGGAGTTGAGCTTTGTCCAGAAGAGGGACCTCGTGAGGGTTTTTGAAAAGCTGAAAAAAGGGGAGAATGTGTTTGGCATGCCGGAGCTGATGGCTGCAATAAACGCTGATGAATGCATAAAGCAGGCGACAAAAGATGTTTTGCTGTCAAACCTCGAAGTTCTTAACCGGACTCATCTGTTTGGCTTCTACGATGTGCCTTCGGTTCCAAATCTCGTGTTTCCAGGAAACCTTACCGTTCTTGATGTTTCGGATATGTCCGGCGGCAAAAAAAGGCAGATGGTTGCCTCTTACTTTTTAAGAGAGCTGTTCAACAGGCGGGTCTCAGGTACGGTGCCCCCATTCATAGCGTTTATAGAGGAGGCGCATAACTTTGCCCCGGAAAAGAGCGCACGGACAAACTTTTCAAAGTCTATTGTGGAGACCATAGCAAGAGAGGGCAGAAAGTTTAATGCAATTTTGTGCCTTATCTCGCAAAGGCCGGTCCACCTTTCAACAACCTCCCTTTCGCAGTGCAACACCCACATGTACCTCCGTATAACAAACCCTTACGATAAAAAGCACATTGGGGAAAGCAGCGAAGGCCTTACCCAGGAGCTTTTGAACCAGATTACCACCCTGGAGGTGGGAGAAGCCCTTATTGTCGGGGAGGCATCGCAGTTTCCTCTGTTCGTGAGCATTAGGAAAAAGGAGGTTTGCGACGCAAAGACCGGGAAGTCCCTTGAGGAGGAGTGCAGGGAATATCTCAAGCAGGCCAAAAAGGATAGGGCTGACGTGCTGGACATGATGAAGGAATAG